One window from the genome of Anaerococcus sp. Marseille-Q7828 encodes:
- a CDS encoding glycoside hydrolase family 38 C-terminal domain-containing protein: MKKTVHIISHTHWDREWYLPLENHTMRLVDLVDGLIEACEDPRFKYFQFDGQYLPIEDYLKVRPENKEILKELIKSGRIIIGPWYILQDAFLTSGESNVKDLSLGIKKSSGWGKPASIGYFPDTFGNIGQAPQILNKAGIDVSYFGRGVKATGFDNAVIEDYTSKNSELIWQSNDGSEVLGILFANWYCNGVDIPSKEDKLRKYMDQKIADMEKYASTNQLLLMNGCDHSPVQKNIGEIIEKLNTMYDDYDFVHSNLDLYYEAVNKEVDRKKLAKITGELRSQTTDGWYTLQGTSSSRYYLKHMNKNLEMRLEEVTQPILTIFGKREDYPHDRIDYIYERLISNHPHDSICGCSIDSVHDGNRRRFKDAAEALDYLDQKLGEFIAKNTYNDSDDVSFCLINTLPYERTRIVSIDLDYMKEFFGANFPEVIKKLKEIDLPDLTLVDDDGNEIPAQITDIGTNFGYELPEDVFRKPYFSRQVNVKFMAKLRPYEKKIFRLVEGKSKYEIISYEKDLIENDFYQIKINDNASLDIKDKRTNESYTNVLMVEDSGDIGNEYIYKKSYDNLRVLGGKLIEKVVLRENDKYIIKLTEEISIPQSADQTLFEEQVTLVGLPFRQAKRSKDYVKIEIYKEIIIYDEKSTMDIKIKLKNMAKDHRMRLLFGHTLESDFIYPESIFETVKRSAYHPKTWENPDYSQNLNRYIQVKDQSDKGFTVSTIGIAEYEQIKDEGLYLTLFRSTGELGDWGYFPTPDAQLLGDLADMEFNLYLDIFDQNPSLSIQKALKERVPFFKVQIDKNTDPTAFSPRVPDIDLGENLYSILYRNYEGDPIFRTYNPSAYDKDLPRLDGENYDILGQKPDDRKINKGKLSPFEIRTTKLDF, encoded by the coding sequence ATGAAAAAAACAGTCCACATCATATCCCACACCCATTGGGATAGGGAATGGTATTTGCCTTTAGAAAATCATACTATGCGTCTGGTCGACCTAGTTGATGGACTTATTGAAGCTTGTGAAGATCCTCGTTTCAAGTATTTCCAATTTGATGGCCAGTATTTGCCCATAGAAGATTACCTCAAAGTTAGACCAGAAAATAAGGAAATATTAAAAGAATTAATAAAATCTGGAAGGATAATAATTGGTCCTTGGTATATCTTACAAGATGCATTTTTGACCAGTGGAGAATCAAATGTCAAGGACTTAAGCCTAGGCATCAAAAAATCTAGTGGCTGGGGAAAACCAGCTAGCATTGGATATTTCCCAGATACCTTTGGCAACATTGGCCAAGCTCCGCAGATTTTAAATAAGGCTGGCATTGATGTCTCTTACTTTGGCCGTGGGGTCAAGGCAACAGGTTTTGACAATGCGGTTATAGAAGATTACACATCCAAAAATTCTGAACTTATTTGGCAATCAAATGATGGGTCAGAAGTATTGGGAATACTTTTTGCTAATTGGTATTGCAATGGAGTAGATATACCTAGCAAGGAAGATAAGCTTAGAAAATACATGGACCAAAAAATAGCTGACATGGAAAAATACGCTTCGACAAACCAACTTCTATTAATGAATGGTTGCGACCACTCACCAGTACAAAAAAACATTGGAGAGATAATAGAAAAGCTTAACACCATGTATGATGATTACGACTTTGTCCACTCAAACCTAGACTTGTACTATGAGGCAGTAAATAAAGAAGTAGATAGAAAAAAACTTGCCAAGATTACTGGTGAGCTTCGTAGTCAGACTACAGATGGATGGTACACCCTGCAAGGAACCTCTTCATCTAGGTACTATCTCAAACATATGAACAAAAACTTAGAGATGAGACTTGAAGAAGTTACTCAACCCATTCTTACCATCTTTGGCAAGAGAGAAGATTATCCTCATGATAGAATTGACTACATCTACGAAAGACTTATTTCCAACCACCCACACGACAGCATTTGTGGATGCTCTATAGATTCCGTCCACGATGGCAACAGGAGAAGGTTCAAAGATGCGGCTGAGGCTCTTGATTACCTTGACCAAAAGCTAGGAGAATTTATAGCAAAAAACACCTACAATGACTCAGATGATGTGAGCTTCTGTTTAATAAATACGCTACCATATGAAAGAACTAGGATTGTATCCATTGACCTAGACTATATGAAGGAATTTTTTGGTGCGAATTTCCCAGAAGTTATCAAAAAACTTAAAGAAATTGATTTGCCAGATCTAACTTTAGTCGATGATGATGGCAATGAAATACCTGCTCAAATCACAGATATTGGCACAAACTTTGGATATGAACTGCCAGAAGATGTCTTCCGCAAGCCTTATTTTTCAAGGCAAGTTAATGTAAAGTTTATGGCTAAACTTAGGCCATATGAAAAGAAAATATTTAGATTAGTGGAAGGAAAAAGCAAGTACGAAATCATCTCTTATGAAAAGGATTTGATTGAAAATGACTTCTACCAAATAAAAATAAATGACAATGCTTCTTTGGACATCAAGGATAAGAGGACAAATGAATCTTATACCAATGTTTTGATGGTTGAAGATAGTGGAGATATAGGAAATGAGTATATCTATAAAAAGTCTTACGATAATCTAAGGGTTTTGGGTGGCAAGCTCATAGAAAAAGTTGTCTTAAGGGAAAATGACAAGTACATCATAAAGCTTACAGAGGAAATTTCTATACCACAATCCGCAGACCAGACCTTGTTTGAAGAGCAAGTTACCCTAGTAGGTCTACCATTTAGGCAGGCAAAAAGGTCAAAAGATTATGTAAAGATAGAAATTTACAAAGAAATTATCATTTATGATGAAAAATCAACAATGGATATCAAAATCAAGCTTAAAAATATGGCCAAGGACCATAGGATGAGGTTGTTATTTGGCCACACATTAGAGTCAGATTTTATTTATCCAGAAAGTATCTTTGAAACCGTCAAAAGATCTGCTTACCATCCAAAAACGTGGGAAAACCCAGATTATTCACAAAATTTGAACAGGTATATTCAAGTAAAAGATCAATCTGACAAAGGCTTTACGGTATCCACTATTGGCATAGCAGAATACGAGCAAATAAAAGATGAGGGTCTATACCTAACTCTATTTAGGTCTACTGGAGAGCTTGGAGACTGGGGATATTTCCCAACACCAGATGCCCAACTTTTGGGTGACTTGGCTGATATGGAATTTAACCTATATCTTGATATATTTGACCAAAACCCATCTCTTTCTATACAAAAAGCTTTGAAAGAGAGAGTACCATTTTTTAAGGTTCAAATAGATAAAAACACCGACCCGACTGCCTTTAGTCCAAGAGTTCCAGATATAGACCTTGGAGAAAACTTATATTCTATCCTTTATAGAAACTATGAGGGAGACCCTATTTTTAGAACTTACAATCCAAGTGCTTACGATAAGGATTTACCAAGGCTTGACGGAGAAAATTACGATATACTAGGACAAAAGCCAGATGATCGCAAGATTAATAAGGGCAAACTAAGTCCATTTGAGATTAGAACCACAAAACTTGATTTTTGA
- a CDS encoding glycoside hydrolase family 125 protein → MEKIVESLIEKVNNSNQVTDEIKKIFEKAIKNTFTTTMEATDRGDVFVITGDIEAMWLRDSAGQIRPLFYIDSDEANDLIKKVIQRQFFSVDKDYYANAFNKEANGRAWTHDDITDFESDWVWERKYELDSLAYIMQTAHLYYEKTKDSSIFDDEFIRILSNVVDQIELEQNHENSPYEFVRPNPEAVTETLRTGKRGSPVAYTGMSWSGFRPSDDSCMYQYLVPANAFTVVSLRRLADCLVDAGKDNDLANKMKKLADEIDKGIDEYGKITDDDFGEILTYEVDGLGNSNFMDDANVPSLLSLAYLDYMDKDDDLYKNTRKAILSNKNHLYYEGSAAKGIGSDHTPKDYIWHIALAMQMMTSTEKSEQEEILHYFETTHDNKYLMHEGFHKDDPSQYTRDWFSWSNSMFCEAVLRYIGLEMIKA, encoded by the coding sequence ATGGAAAAGATAGTAGAAAGCTTGATAGAAAAAGTAAATAATTCCAATCAAGTTACAGATGAAATAAAAAAGATATTTGAAAAAGCTATTAAAAACACTTTTACAACTACCATGGAAGCAACTGATAGGGGAGATGTCTTTGTAATCACAGGCGATATAGAAGCTATGTGGCTAAGGGACTCTGCTGGACAGATTAGACCCTTATTTTATATAGATTCAGATGAGGCAAATGATTTGATCAAAAAAGTCATCCAAAGACAGTTCTTTTCTGTTGACAAGGACTACTATGCCAATGCCTTCAATAAAGAGGCAAATGGTAGGGCTTGGACCCACGATGATATAACTGACTTTGAATCTGACTGGGTTTGGGAAAGAAAGTATGAGCTTGATAGCCTAGCTTATATCATGCAAACTGCTCACTTGTACTATGAAAAGACAAAAGATTCATCTATATTTGATGATGAATTTATTAGGATTCTATCAAATGTTGTTGATCAAATAGAACTTGAACAAAATCACGAAAATTCACCATATGAATTTGTAAGGCCAAATCCAGAAGCTGTAACTGAAACCTTGAGAACTGGCAAAAGAGGCTCTCCAGTAGCTTACACAGGCATGAGCTGGTCAGGTTTTAGGCCAAGTGACGATTCTTGTATGTACCAATACTTGGTTCCTGCCAATGCCTTTACAGTTGTAAGTCTAAGAAGACTTGCAGATTGCTTAGTTGATGCTGGCAAAGATAATGACCTTGCTAATAAGATGAAAAAACTTGCTGATGAGATTGACAAGGGCATAGATGAATATGGAAAGATTACTGATGATGATTTTGGTGAGATTCTAACTTATGAAGTTGATGGTCTAGGCAATAGTAACTTTATGGACGATGCCAATGTTCCAAGCCTATTATCCCTTGCTTACCTAGATTATATGGATAAGGACGATGACCTTTACAAAAACACTAGAAAGGCGATCTTGTCAAATAAAAACCACCTTTATTATGAAGGAAGCGCTGCTAAGGGCATAGGAAGTGACCATACTCCAAAGGATTATATCTGGCATATAGCCCTAGCTATGCAAATGATGACATCAACAGAAAAAAGCGAACAAGAAGAAATCCTCCACTATTTTGAAACAACACATGATAATAAGTATTTGATGCATGAAGGTTTTCATAAGGATGACCCGAGCCAGTACACAAGAGATTGGTTCTCATGGTCAAATTCTATGTTCTGTGAGGCTGTTTTAAGATACATCGGCCTTGAAATGATCAAGGCCTAG
- a CDS encoding carbohydrate ABC transporter permease, whose protein sequence is MKEVKKNNFDPLKISKGSNVFLNIILVLLTISAILPFLFVVMISFTDEDTIRRNGYQLIPEKFSTEAYQYVFKGGGQIATAYKNSVIITVVGVVIALVLTTMYAYALSRDDYEYKGFFTKVSTIPMLFSGGLVASYLIMTQFLGLKDSMWALILPLLVGPYNIILMRTYFQTSIPKALIEAATIDGASEMQIFFKIILPLSLPILATVGLFVTLGYWNDWYQAMLYIDSEDKMPVQYMLMRIQNSTNFLSIRQDAIGSLAGEIKKTLPQESLKMAIVVITTAPILIAYPFFQRYFISGLTLGAVKE, encoded by the coding sequence ATGAAAGAAGTAAAGAAAAACAATTTTGATCCTCTAAAGATTAGTAAGGGATCAAATGTATTTTTAAACATAATCCTAGTACTTTTGACAATTTCTGCTATATTGCCATTCCTCTTTGTGGTTATGATTTCATTTACTGATGAAGACACTATCAGAAGAAATGGTTACCAACTAATACCAGAAAAATTTTCTACAGAAGCTTACCAATATGTATTTAAAGGTGGCGGACAAATAGCAACTGCTTACAAAAACTCAGTTATAATAACAGTTGTCGGCGTAGTAATAGCCCTTGTTCTTACAACCATGTATGCATATGCCCTAAGCCGTGATGATTATGAGTACAAAGGATTTTTCACAAAAGTTTCTACAATACCAATGCTATTTTCTGGTGGTCTTGTAGCAAGCTATTTGATAATGACACAGTTTCTAGGTCTAAAAGATAGTATGTGGGCCCTAATCTTACCACTACTAGTTGGACCATATAATATTATTTTGATGAGAACCTACTTCCAAACGTCTATACCGAAAGCTCTAATAGAGGCTGCTACCATAGACGGGGCAAGTGAAATGCAGATATTCTTTAAGATTATCCTGCCCCTATCCTTGCCAATACTTGCGACAGTTGGACTCTTTGTAACCTTGGGTTACTGGAATGACTGGTACCAAGCCATGCTTTATATAGATAGCGAAGATAAGATGCCTGTTCAATACATGCTTATGAGAATCCAAAACTCAACCAACTTCCTATCAATAAGGCAAGATGCCATAGGATCTCTTGCAGGAGAGATAAAAAAGACTCTTCCTCAAGAATCTCTAAAGATGGCAATAGTAGTTATCACAACAGCACCAATACTTATAGCCTATCCTTTCTTCCAAAGATATTTTATATCAGGGCTAACCCTTGGTGCTGTTAAGGAATAA
- a CDS encoding extracellular solute-binding protein → MNNKFKKSALILALALGITACGNDASKPAEEEKDNAAETTETAPAEEEKADEEKPEEAADEKETAETDGEVPTLTYFNIGGEPTRHAEVVAAINEYLDSQDAGYHIDTVFYDWGDYQQKLQLAVNSGEDWDLAFTANWAGPYKTLADQNALLDLNDYLDNELKDAAELIDDRMLEGSRINGPLYGLPSAYPGVVAANQFVWNKEYVEKYDVPYEDLKTTTDIEPYLKEVKENEPDAPYPYIVASDYLFARENPVFEVASGIGVKEEDGKLVAYSIYESEDFKAEIDQMKKLYDEGLINPDAPQLQPGEADGSYESNLVGQAEGEPGSQAVWSQPGEEKLSSIIGDSIVIDNGKATGKLVSVNSQTENKEEALDFINRMFTDKKLQDLLSYGVEGEDYELEDGKVKRLGESTEVYDVAAFQYLSMYNRTPMAGGVGLGDPEFDEEVKEFESKLVASPTLGFNIDKTPIQGELENIEATTSKYFINLKTGAFDESYYNEFLDQLKTAGIEKAITEVQNQLDAWEK, encoded by the coding sequence ATGAACAACAAATTTAAGAAAAGTGCACTAATTTTAGCATTAGCACTAGGTATCACAGCATGTGGCAATGATGCTTCTAAACCTGCTGAAGAAGAAAAAGACAATGCGGCAGAAACAACTGAAACTGCTCCAGCAGAAGAAGAAAAAGCTGACGAAGAAAAACCAGAAGAAGCAGCTGACGAAAAAGAAACTGCAGAAACAGATGGCGAAGTTCCAACACTTACCTATTTCAATATAGGTGGAGAACCAACAAGACATGCTGAAGTTGTAGCTGCTATAAACGAATACTTAGATAGTCAAGATGCAGGTTATCACATAGACACAGTTTTCTATGACTGGGGTGATTACCAACAAAAACTTCAACTAGCAGTTAACTCTGGTGAAGATTGGGACTTAGCATTCACAGCTAACTGGGCAGGTCCATACAAGACTCTAGCAGATCAAAACGCTCTACTAGACTTAAATGACTACCTAGACAATGAACTAAAAGATGCTGCAGAACTAATCGACGATAGAATGCTAGAAGGTTCAAGAATAAATGGACCACTTTATGGTTTGCCATCAGCTTATCCAGGAGTTGTAGCAGCTAACCAATTCGTATGGAACAAAGAATATGTTGAAAAATATGATGTACCATATGAAGATTTAAAAACAACAACAGATATTGAACCATACTTAAAAGAAGTTAAGGAAAATGAACCAGATGCTCCATATCCATATATAGTAGCTTCTGACTACCTATTCGCTAGAGAAAACCCAGTATTTGAAGTTGCTTCTGGTATAGGTGTTAAAGAAGAAGATGGAAAATTAGTAGCTTATAGCATCTATGAATCCGAAGATTTCAAAGCTGAAATTGACCAAATGAAAAAACTTTATGACGAAGGTCTAATAAATCCAGATGCTCCACAACTACAACCAGGTGAAGCTGACGGAAGCTATGAATCAAACCTTGTAGGCCAAGCTGAAGGTGAACCAGGATCTCAAGCAGTATGGTCACAACCAGGTGAAGAAAAATTATCTTCAATAATTGGTGATTCAATAGTAATCGACAATGGCAAAGCAACAGGTAAATTAGTATCTGTAAACAGCCAAACTGAAAATAAAGAAGAAGCTTTAGACTTTATCAACAGAATGTTCACAGACAAGAAACTTCAAGACTTACTATCATACGGTGTTGAAGGCGAAGACTATGAACTTGAAGATGGCAAAGTTAAAAGACTTGGCGAGTCTACAGAAGTATACGATGTAGCTGCATTCCAATACCTATCAATGTATAACAGAACACCAATGGCTGGTGGCGTAGGACTTGGCGATCCAGAATTTGATGAAGAAGTAAAAGAATTTGAATCAAAACTTGTTGCTTCTCCAACACTTGGATTTAATATTGACAAAACACCTATCCAAGGTGAACTTGAAAATATTGAAGCTACAACATCAAAATACTTTATAAACCTTAAAACAGGTGCTTTCGACGAATCTTACTACAATGAATTTTTAGATCAACTAAAAACAGCAGGAATCGAAAAAGCAATAACTGAAGTTCAAAATCAACTTGATGCTTGGGAAAAATAG
- a CDS encoding beta-N-acetylglucosaminidase domain-containing protein has translation MTKIKTGIIEGFYSIPWTFEERKSLIEFLSEVGMDQFFYAPKDDPYHNVKWREPYTAEKLDELKKLQETATEKNIEFVWAIHPGQNLIKWADYDQEIEKIFKKYDQLHEVGVNSFGLCMDDVDRNQAYEDRKYHLRLVKDLIEHISKYDNKDLIFVNPWYNQAWIDEKGKEYYDMFRNIDNLNIMWTGYDVVTPLRHDANEAFIKLLDKKPHIWFNWPVNDYKRGEIFMEVFEFFDSKDFNYDFIVLNPMNQAELSKLSIYQAAELYKDPENYEPIEAFKRGLDYLDKSVAKELFIISDSFYGSDIYKREENKKYLEEAKINEAFDKADNDEVIRLIDEKVTAIDFYEQNYSNQKLYDEVIPFFESLKYLLLAVKEAINGEDKKAKELYDTSKSYTIKIYKEFTQDELIDRQVITSKSLDEIYHKLIEE, from the coding sequence ATGACAAAAATCAAAACAGGTATTATAGAAGGATTTTACAGTATACCTTGGACTTTTGAAGAAAGAAAATCCCTTATAGAATTTCTATCAGAAGTAGGTATGGACCAGTTCTTTTATGCGCCAAAAGATGACCCTTACCACAATGTTAAATGGAGAGAGCCATATACAGCAGAAAAACTTGATGAATTAAAAAAATTACAAGAAACCGCAACAGAAAAAAATATAGAATTTGTCTGGGCTATCCATCCAGGACAAAACTTAATAAAATGGGCTGACTATGATCAAGAAATTGAAAAAATATTCAAAAAATATGATCAATTGCATGAAGTTGGAGTAAATAGCTTTGGCCTTTGTATGGACGATGTTGATCGCAATCAAGCCTATGAAGATAGGAAATATCACTTAAGACTTGTTAAAGATCTAATAGAACATATTTCTAAATATGATAACAAGGACTTGATATTTGTTAACCCATGGTATAACCAAGCTTGGATAGATGAAAAAGGCAAAGAATACTATGATATGTTTAGAAATATTGATAATTTAAACATTATGTGGACAGGATATGATGTTGTCACTCCTTTAAGACATGATGCAAATGAAGCCTTTATAAAACTTTTGGACAAAAAACCACATATTTGGTTTAATTGGCCAGTTAATGACTACAAACGTGGTGAAATATTTATGGAAGTTTTTGAATTCTTTGATAGCAAAGATTTCAACTACGACTTTATTGTACTAAACCCAATGAATCAAGCTGAATTATCAAAACTTTCCATCTACCAAGCAGCAGAGCTTTACAAAGACCCAGAAAACTATGAACCAATAGAAGCCTTCAAAAGAGGACTTGACTATCTGGATAAGAGTGTTGCAAAAGAACTTTTCATCATATCTGACTCTTTCTATGGATCTGATATTTATAAGAGGGAAGAGAATAAAAAATACCTAGAAGAAGCTAAAATCAATGAAGCTTTTGATAAGGCTGATAATGATGAAGTCATAAGACTTATAGATGAGAAAGTTACTGCAATAGATTTCTATGAGCAAAATTATTCTAATCAAAAATTATATGATGAAGTAATTCCTTTCTTTGAAAGCTTAAAATATCTATTATTAGCCGTAAAGGAAGCTATAAATGGAGAAGATAAAAAAGCAAAGGAACTTTATGATACGAGCAAATCCTATACTATAAAAATCTATAAAGAATTTACCCAAGATGAGCTTATAGATAGGCAGGTTATAACATCAAAATCACTTGATGAAATTTACCACAAATTGATAGAGGAATAA
- a CDS encoding ABC transporter permease subunit: protein MEKEPVNNQMENVAISNQPGIENKKKAKKKPFKERFKTNLPLLVFSLPAFIWFVIFAYLPMFGLIIPFKRYKIFSKNFFYNLYMSEWSGLDNFKFFFRSNDAWIIIRNTIGYNFIFIVVNIVLAMFTAIALHEIFSKKLAKFYQTSMFLPHFLSWVVISYAVFAFLSPDKGLLNKLITSLGGNGVNWYTNTKFWPVFLVLINSWKGLGYNTVVYLSALSGIDKTYYEAAAMDGATKWQMTKSITIPLLRPVVTIIFITSLANIFRADFGLFFQVPRNSGPLYNVTNVIDTYVFRALLESGDIGLSSAVSLLQSVVGTILILFSNKIVKRYDPQRSLF, encoded by the coding sequence ATGGAAAAAGAACCAGTTAATAATCAAATGGAAAATGTAGCCATATCCAACCAACCTGGCATTGAGAATAAGAAAAAGGCTAAGAAAAAACCTTTTAAAGAAAGATTTAAGACAAATCTACCCTTATTAGTTTTTTCCTTGCCAGCTTTTATTTGGTTTGTAATTTTTGCTTACCTGCCAATGTTTGGACTTATTATTCCATTTAAGAGATATAAAATCTTCTCAAAGAACTTTTTCTACAATCTCTACATGAGTGAATGGTCAGGTTTAGATAACTTTAAGTTCTTTTTTAGAAGTAATGATGCTTGGATAATTATTAGAAATACTATTGGCTATAACTTTATTTTTATTGTTGTAAATATAGTTCTTGCAATGTTTACAGCCATAGCCTTACATGAAATTTTTAGCAAGAAATTAGCGAAGTTTTATCAAACTTCAATGTTTTTACCACACTTTCTAAGCTGGGTTGTTATAAGTTATGCAGTATTTGCATTCCTATCACCAGATAAGGGTCTTTTAAACAAACTGATTACATCTCTTGGCGGAAATGGTGTGAACTGGTATACAAATACTAAATTTTGGCCAGTATTTTTAGTTTTGATCAACTCATGGAAGGGTCTAGGATATAACACTGTAGTTTATCTATCGGCCTTATCCGGTATAGATAAGACCTATTACGAAGCTGCGGCCATGGATGGGGCTACTAAGTGGCAGATGACAAAATCAATCACCATACCACTACTAAGGCCTGTTGTAACAATCATATTTATCACATCCTTGGCAAATATATTTAGAGCAGACTTTGGTCTATTCTTCCAAGTGCCAAGAAACTCAGGTCCTTTGTACAATGTAACAAACGTTATTGACACATATGTATTTAGAGCCTTACTTGAATCAGGGGATATTGGACTATCATCAGCAGTTTCATTGTTGCAATCTGTTGTAGGTACTATCTTGATCTTATTCTCAAATAAGATTGTAAAAAGATACGACCCACAAAGGTCCTTATTCTAG
- a CDS encoding ABC transporter substrate-binding protein, translated as MKIQSKISILLASLLLVTSCQNADEKNSSTDDTKVEEAGEENKEASEDNKDSEDKDLAKGDVPTLIYYNVGTPQPATDDVAAALNEYLDSQDAGYHIAFQYFDWGDYQQKLQLASNAGDDWDLAFTASWAGPYKEMVDKGAFLDITDLAKEKGQAMLDLVSDDVLKGASVDGRLYGAPATADNITPADFFIWNKDLVEKYDIPIEDIKEEKDLEPYLKEVKENEAEVEYPFGIANDFIFQTRIPTSTAAPGVGVREEDGKLVAYSVWEDDGYKDLAYTMKKYMDAGYIDPSAPQIDAGQLANGPTWLVRKGEGGVKSDDIWTKNFGVPVVSSYAGDMVYVTNEKATGSLLAINSQSEYPELAMDFINRMYSDKVLMRYLVNGIEGVNYKLVDEAIEPIEDTGYDVPGFTFLASQMMTPSVKAEKEDKAEREALLETYLERVKPSPILGFNFDKAGSEKEYENVYQIIEQYLRNIKTGAFDDAYYEEFVEKLHTAGIEKLVEEVQKQLDSWEDK; from the coding sequence ATGAAAATTCAAAGTAAAATTTCTATACTATTAGCTTCCTTGCTATTAGTAACATCTTGTCAAAATGCAGATGAAAAGAATTCTTCTACAGACGATACAAAAGTAGAAGAAGCTGGCGAAGAAAATAAAGAAGCTAGCGAGGATAACAAAGATTCAGAAGACAAAGATTTGGCAAAAGGTGATGTGCCAACACTTATTTACTACAATGTCGGTACACCACAACCTGCAACAGATGATGTAGCAGCTGCCTTAAACGAATACCTTGACAGCCAAGATGCTGGCTATCACATAGCCTTCCAATACTTTGATTGGGGCGATTACCAACAAAAACTTCAACTAGCATCAAATGCTGGTGACGATTGGGACCTAGCATTTACAGCAAGCTGGGCAGGTCCATACAAGGAAATGGTTGATAAGGGAGCATTCTTAGATATCACAGACCTTGCTAAAGAAAAAGGTCAAGCTATGCTTGATTTAGTAAGTGATGATGTCCTAAAGGGAGCCTCAGTAGATGGCAGACTTTACGGAGCGCCAGCAACAGCTGATAATATCACACCAGCAGACTTTTTCATATGGAATAAGGACCTTGTAGAAAAATACGATATTCCAATAGAAGATATCAAAGAAGAAAAGGATTTAGAACCATACCTAAAAGAAGTTAAAGAAAATGAAGCAGAAGTAGAATATCCATTTGGTATAGCAAATGACTTTATCTTCCAGACAAGAATTCCAACATCTACTGCAGCTCCTGGAGTAGGAGTTAGAGAAGAAGATGGGAAGCTTGTTGCTTACTCAGTTTGGGAAGATGATGGCTACAAAGACCTAGCCTACACCATGAAAAAATACATGGACGCTGGCTACATCGATCCATCAGCTCCACAAATAGATGCTGGTCAATTGGCCAATGGCCCAACATGGCTAGTAAGAAAAGGTGAAGGTGGAGTAAAATCTGACGATATTTGGACTAAGAACTTTGGAGTTCCAGTAGTTTCATCATATGCCGGTGACATGGTATATGTAACAAACGAAAAAGCAACAGGCTCACTTCTGGCTATAAACTCTCAAAGTGAATATCCAGAACTTGCAATGGACTTTATCAACAGAATGTATAGCGATAAGGTACTGATGAGATACCTAGTAAATGGTATCGAAGGCGTTAACTACAAGCTAGTAGACGAGGCAATAGAACCAATAGAAGATACAGGATATGATGTTCCAGGCTTTACCTTCCTTGCATCACAAATGATGACACCAAGTGTTAAAGCAGAAAAAGAAGATAAAGCTGAAAGAGAAGCTTTACTAGAAACTTATCTAGAAAGGGTTAAGCCATCACCAATACTTGGATTTAACTTTGATAAGGCTGGAAGCGAAAAAGAATACGAAAATGTATATCAAATCATAGAACAATATCTACGTAATATCAAAACAGGCGCATTTGACGATGCTTATTACGAAGAATTTGTAGAAAAACTTCACACAGCTGGTATTGAAAAACTTGTAGAAGAAGTTCAAAAACAACTAGACAGCTGGGAAGACAAGTAG